From Dehalococcoidia bacterium, a single genomic window includes:
- a CDS encoding VOC family protein: MTRYVEPTEQLVTAMFVRDISRSVEFYRKLGFDLVRDDGGFVELAWEGHLLFLNDEYKNDLPASPGPLQGNIRVMVPNVDDYWILAQEMGARVVWPIADRTYGLRDFMVADPDAFGVRFATNLSDLNG, encoded by the coding sequence ATGACACGCTATGTTGAACCCACTGAACAGCTTGTAACTGCGATGTTCGTGCGTGACATCAGCCGGTCAGTGGAGTTCTATCGCAAGCTTGGTTTTGATCTGGTTAGGGATGATGGCGGATTCGTGGAGCTGGCATGGGAAGGCCATCTGCTCTTCCTCAATGACGAGTATAAGAACGATCTGCCCGCCTCTCCGGGGCCGCTTCAGGGTAACATCCGAGTGATGGTCCCGAACGTGGACGACTACTGGATATTGGCTCAGGAAATGGGAGCTCGGGTCGTGTGGCCAATTGCCGATCGGACCTACGGCCTTCGGGACTTCATGGTTGCTGACCCGGACGCCTTTGGAGTCAGGTTTGCCACTAATCTGTCCGATCTGAATGGGTGA